The following proteins come from a genomic window of Enterobacter chengduensis:
- a CDS encoding electron transport complex subunit E produces the protein MSQVKEVIVQGLWKNNSALVQLLGMCPLLAVTSTATNALGLGLATTLVLTLTNLSISALRRWTPSEIRIPIYVMIIASVVSIVQMLINAYAFGLYQSLGIFIPLIVTNCIVVGRAEAFAVKNSPAMSALDGFSIGMGATGAMFVLGSLREILGNGTLFDGADALLGGWAKALRIEVFHTDTPFLLAMLPPGAFIGLGMMLAVKYLIDEKRKRRAAERSVLEGTPEKAS, from the coding sequence ATGAGCCAGGTTAAAGAGGTTATTGTCCAGGGGTTGTGGAAGAACAACTCCGCGCTGGTCCAGCTTCTGGGGATGTGCCCCCTGCTGGCGGTCACGTCCACCGCCACCAACGCGCTCGGTCTGGGTCTGGCCACCACGCTGGTATTGACCCTGACCAACCTCTCCATCTCTGCCCTGCGCCGCTGGACGCCGTCGGAAATACGTATTCCGATTTACGTCATGATCATTGCGTCGGTGGTCAGTATCGTCCAGATGCTGATTAACGCCTACGCGTTCGGCCTGTACCAGTCGCTTGGGATCTTCATTCCCCTTATCGTCACCAACTGTATCGTGGTTGGACGTGCGGAAGCCTTTGCGGTGAAAAACAGCCCCGCCATGTCGGCGCTGGACGGTTTTTCCATTGGTATGGGAGCGACGGGTGCCATGTTCGTGCTGGGCTCGCTGCGTGAAATTCTTGGAAACGGTACGCTATTTGACGGCGCAGACGCGCTGCTGGGCGGCTGGGCCAAAGCGTTGCGCATCGAAGTGTTCCATACCGATACGCCGTTCCTGCTGGCGATGCTGCCGCCCGGAGCGTTTATTGGCCTTGGCATGATGCTGGCAGTAAAATACCTGATTGATGAAAAACGTAAGCGCCGCGCGGCCGAGCGTAGCGTTCTGGAAGGGACAC
- the rsxG gene encoding electron transport complex subunit RsxG — MLKTMQKHGVTLAVFAAVLTGLTALVNALTKTTIEEQATKQQKALFDQVIPSDFYDNDLQKSCFVVDAPQLGKGPHRLFIARKGDKPVGTVMEATAPDGYSGAIQLLVGSDFSGTILGTRVTEHHETPGLGDKIETRLSDWILHFAGKVIHGEGDTAFAVKKDGGEFDQFTGATITPRAVVNAVKRAGLYAETLPAQINNLPACEE; from the coding sequence ATGTTAAAAACGATGCAAAAACACGGCGTCACGCTGGCTGTCTTCGCCGCGGTCCTGACGGGGCTGACGGCACTGGTGAATGCGTTGACCAAAACGACCATCGAAGAACAGGCCACTAAGCAGCAAAAGGCGCTGTTCGATCAGGTGATCCCGTCAGATTTCTACGATAATGACCTGCAAAAGAGCTGCTTCGTGGTAGACGCGCCGCAGCTTGGCAAAGGCCCGCACCGCCTGTTTATCGCCCGCAAAGGGGATAAACCGGTCGGCACGGTGATGGAAGCGACGGCGCCCGACGGCTATTCTGGCGCCATTCAGCTGCTCGTCGGCAGCGATTTCTCCGGCACCATACTGGGCACCCGCGTGACGGAACATCATGAAACGCCGGGTCTTGGCGATAAAATTGAAACCCGTCTGAGCGACTGGATTTTGCACTTCGCCGGTAAAGTCATCCATGGCGAAGGTGACACCGCGTTTGCGGTGAAGAAAGATGGCGGCGAGTTCGACCAGTTCACCGGGGCGACCATCACGCCGCGCGCCGTGGTGAACGCCGTAAAACGGGCCGGGCTGTATGCTGAAACGCTGCCCGCGCAAATCAACAATCTTCCGGCCTGTGAGGAGTAA
- the rsxD gene encoding electron transport complex subunit RsxD yields the protein MVFRIASSPYTHNQRQTSRIMKLVCLAALPGIAVQCWFFGWGTLFQIILGCASALAAEALVLKLRKAAVSRILADNSALLTGLLLAISIPPFAPWWMVVLGTVFAVIIAKQLYGGLGHNPFNPAMIGYVVLLISFPVQMTSWLPPHDIAATVPGFMDALHVIFTGHTALGADMNALRMGVDGISQATPLDTFKTSLHAGHSVEQIMKSAIYSGMLAGAGWQWVNLAYLLGGLFLLQQKAIRWHIPVSFLVTLAVCATLGWVFSPESLASPQIHLLSGATMLGAFFILTDPVTASTTNRGRLIFGALAGLLVWLIRSFGGYPDGVAFAVLLANITVPLIDYYTRPRVYGHR from the coding sequence ATGGTTTTCAGAATCGCAAGCTCCCCTTACACCCACAATCAGCGCCAGACATCGCGCATCATGAAGCTGGTCTGCCTGGCGGCGCTGCCGGGCATTGCCGTTCAGTGCTGGTTTTTCGGCTGGGGAACCCTGTTCCAGATAATCCTGGGCTGCGCCAGCGCCCTGGCGGCGGAAGCCCTTGTGCTTAAGCTGCGCAAGGCAGCGGTCTCCCGCATTCTTGCCGACAACTCCGCGCTGCTGACCGGCCTGCTGCTGGCCATCAGTATCCCGCCGTTTGCCCCATGGTGGATGGTGGTACTCGGCACCGTGTTTGCGGTGATTATTGCTAAACAGCTATATGGCGGGCTGGGCCATAACCCGTTTAACCCGGCGATGATCGGCTACGTGGTGCTGCTGATCTCCTTCCCGGTACAGATGACCAGCTGGCTGCCGCCGCACGACATTGCCGCCACGGTTCCGGGCTTTATGGATGCCCTGCACGTTATCTTTACCGGCCATACGGCCCTCGGCGCGGATATGAACGCGCTGCGAATGGGCGTGGACGGCATCAGCCAGGCGACGCCTCTCGACACGTTCAAAACGTCCCTGCACGCCGGGCACAGCGTTGAGCAGATCATGAAATCCGCGATCTACAGCGGCATGCTGGCGGGAGCCGGCTGGCAGTGGGTCAACCTGGCGTACCTGCTGGGCGGCCTGTTCCTGCTGCAGCAGAAAGCCATCCGCTGGCATATTCCGGTCAGCTTCCTCGTGACGCTGGCGGTCTGCGCTACGCTTGGCTGGGTATTCTCACCTGAATCACTGGCCAGCCCGCAGATTCACCTGCTCTCCGGCGCGACCATGCTGGGCGCCTTCTTTATCCTGACGGATCCGGTGACGGCATCAACGACTAACCGTGGACGCCTCATCTTCGGCGCGCTGGCAGGCCTGCTGGTCTGGCTTATCCGCAGCTTTGGCGGCTACCCGGACGGCGTCGCCTTTGCCGTCCTGCTCGCCAACATTACCGTTCCGCTCATCGACTATTACACGCGTCCACGCGTGTACGGCCACCGCTAA